The Mycobacterium paragordonae genome includes a region encoding these proteins:
- a CDS encoding sensor histidine kinase, producing MNADEVSALLRHKDSSERLRGARMLIALETAPSLAEIRRLRNEEPSSWVRAALDRALQRWERSGAPDRGEGWISEASAVDLEDVRAQAIEFVTKSFLHEIRPLVTDINVFARDEIGAAFETSKTARAIIRIREFLQAIQRLNEAASSPQLIEFDLGNLIVEEIANGKFSQDQLVATRSDPVIVKGDPNLLKLALQNAFRNAVEASESTGKQVVVNCGASSGKAWVAILDEGIGLPESATKVWMPGVTKKSKEEHFGFGLPIARRAIHSLGGCIRLYPREHGGTACEILWVFEQQRQLEDE from the coding sequence ATGAAGTCAGTGCGCTCCTCCGACATAAAGATTCGTCTGAACGTCTTCGCGGCGCAAGAATGTTGATCGCACTAGAAACAGCTCCTTCGTTAGCTGAAATAAGAAGGCTACGGAACGAAGAACCGAGTTCATGGGTGCGAGCGGCATTAGATCGCGCTTTGCAACGGTGGGAAAGGAGTGGTGCCCCAGACCGTGGGGAAGGCTGGATATCCGAAGCCAGTGCCGTAGACCTCGAAGATGTCCGAGCGCAAGCTATCGAATTCGTAACCAAGTCGTTCTTACATGAAATCCGGCCGTTGGTTACGGATATAAATGTGTTCGCACGCGACGAGATTGGCGCTGCTTTCGAGACATCTAAGACGGCCCGGGCCATTATTCGTATTCGTGAATTTCTTCAAGCTATTCAACGGTTGAATGAAGCTGCCTCATCGCCTCAGCTTATCGAGTTCGACTTGGGAAATCTGATTGTGGAAGAAATTGCCAATGGGAAGTTTTCGCAAGACCAGCTCGTAGCTACTCGGAGTGACCCAGTGATTGTAAAAGGCGATCCGAACCTTCTAAAGTTGGCTCTACAAAATGCATTTCGTAATGCAGTCGAAGCGAGTGAATCGACCGGCAAACAAGTTGTGGTAAATTGCGGCGCTTCGTCAGGAAAAGCTTGGGTAGCCATACTCGACGAAGGAATCGGCCTTCCCGAAAGTGCAACAAAAGTTTGGATGCCGGGTGTCACAAAGAAATCGAAAGAAGAGCATTTTGGGTTTGGTCTTCCTATAGCGCGGCGTGCGATTCACTCGCTCGGTGGCTGTATCCGCCTGTATCCTCGAGAACACGGCGGGACGGCGTGTGAGATTCTGTGGGTTTTCGAGCAACAGCGGCAACTGGAGGACGAGTGA
- a CDS encoding response regulator translates to MKILLVEDEDRSARQTSSIIRRISNSCEISVARCRDDAIAEIEQRSFDLVICDLRIPPNNESADVDESHGLAVHGRARELAPGTPLAFLTAFATPKNTKDHLSGGGLENVFGIANFRLVQLIEKDDLMGLEQYLETLLGACESLQSSCTVTGSELDEPMFDRAVRVYAASTGHSRVVVEASSGLSGAAVGRVRLESDIQASAKVLIKLDSHSNSADESERYNKYVANRLQPGHFAPALPPMRAGLRKKSALVLTLADDRYMTLFEFLRQTPGCAAEVVARLRQALQPWSEVTNTIPVDLRDLRQSRISDAELISNGFDANDFGRREARSISMRQGIVHGDLHGGNVLVDSDRRPMIVDYGDVGVDYTAVDPVTLELSLIYNRQGPARAAEFHSSIRWDLWPDVEACYDSSPFRSFAAACRQWALESDSEEAVMAFAYAHSVRQLKYGDVPKEVASAVADASVSAL, encoded by the coding sequence GTGAAGATTCTTCTGGTCGAGGATGAGGATAGAAGCGCGCGACAGACAAGCTCGATCATTAGGCGCATTTCAAACAGCTGTGAAATCAGCGTCGCTAGATGTCGCGACGACGCAATCGCGGAAATCGAACAGCGCTCGTTTGATCTGGTGATATGTGATCTTCGCATTCCACCAAATAACGAGAGTGCGGATGTGGACGAAAGTCACGGGCTGGCAGTACACGGTCGTGCACGGGAGCTGGCCCCCGGTACTCCACTCGCATTTTTAACCGCCTTCGCCACGCCAAAGAATACAAAAGACCATCTGTCCGGTGGTGGGCTTGAAAATGTCTTTGGTATTGCGAATTTTCGGCTTGTCCAATTGATCGAAAAAGACGATCTTATGGGGCTCGAACAGTATCTTGAGACGCTATTAGGAGCTTGCGAATCGTTGCAGTCCTCTTGCACTGTCACGGGTTCTGAACTTGATGAACCGATGTTTGATCGAGCGGTCCGCGTCTATGCTGCGTCAACTGGTCACAGCAGGGTCGTCGTCGAGGCCTCGTCCGGCCTTTCAGGTGCAGCCGTTGGGCGTGTCCGACTCGAATCTGACATCCAAGCATCGGCGAAGGTGTTGATCAAGCTTGATTCTCACAGCAATTCCGCCGACGAATCCGAGCGGTACAACAAGTATGTGGCTAATCGCCTCCAGCCAGGGCACTTTGCGCCTGCATTACCGCCTATGCGAGCAGGATTAAGGAAGAAGTCTGCCCTCGTCCTGACTTTAGCAGATGACCGATATATGACCTTATTCGAATTCTTGCGACAAACGCCTGGTTGTGCCGCCGAGGTCGTGGCTAGACTACGTCAGGCTTTGCAACCCTGGTCCGAGGTCACGAACACAATTCCAGTGGATCTTCGAGACCTGAGGCAATCTCGCATATCCGACGCGGAGCTGATCTCTAACGGATTTGACGCTAACGACTTTGGGCGTAGGGAAGCACGTTCGATATCAATGCGGCAAGGAATCGTTCATGGCGACTTGCACGGCGGTAATGTATTAGTGGATAGTGATCGGCGCCCAATGATCGTTGACTACGGCGATGTTGGGGTCGATTACACGGCGGTCGACCCTGTGACGCTCGAACTTAGCCTTATCTACAATCGGCAGGGCCCTGCTCGAGCAGCTGAATTTCACTCCAGCATCCGCTGGGATTTGTGGCCCGATGTCGAGGCATGCTACGACTCGAGTCCGTTTAGGAGCTTCGCTGCTGCCTGCCGCCAGTGGGCGTTAGAGTCGGATTCTGAAGAAGCCGTGATGGCGTTCGCGTACGCTCACTCTGTCCGCCAGCTGAAATACGGTGATGTTCCCAAAGAAGTGGCCTCGGCGGTTG